A part of Paraliobacillus zengyii genomic DNA contains:
- the rpsR gene encoding 30S ribosomal protein S18: MVARRGRPKRRKVCYFTANGITHIDYKDVDLLRRFVSERGKILPRRVTGTSAKYQRKLTRAIKRSRQMALLPYVND, translated from the coding sequence ATGGTAGCTCGTCGTGGACGTCCAAAACGTCGTAAGGTATGTTATTTCACAGCAAATGGCATAACACACATTGATTATAAAGATGTTGATTTACTAAGAAGATTTGTTTCAGAAAGAGGGAAAATTCTTCCTCGTCGTGTAACAGGTACTTCTGCAAAATATCAACGTAAATTGACAAGAGCAATCAAACGCTCGCGCCAAATGGCTTTATTGCCATACGTGAACGATTGA